One segment of Clostridiales bacterium DNA contains the following:
- the proB gene encoding glutamate 5-kinase: MAVTRRVVVKVGTSTLAPEGQGLDRAYVDSLVGQLAQLASDGYEIVLVTSGAIAAGVEVLELGKRPSDMPSLQAAASVGQVQVLGMYAALFAARGISVGQVLLTRHDTAHRQAFLHARDTLERLLALGVIPVVNENDTVAVDEIRFGDNDTLAALVATMIRADLVVLLTDIEGLYDADPRHAAEAQLLQRVDELSEQVVSAAGGSGSLVGSGGMATKVEAARALMSSGIPMVVCDGRRADVVLDAVAGVDVGTRFEGGSASRGARKSWIALGGSPRGEVVLDEGAVVAVRERGKSLLPAGVTAVSGTFVPGDAIVLRGPDGGIVARGLAGVSSADLVAIKGLSSSDIERVRPAAAGREVVHRDHLVIV, encoded by the coding sequence GTGGCGGTCACTCGGCGAGTCGTCGTGAAGGTTGGGACATCGACCCTCGCGCCCGAGGGCCAAGGTCTCGACCGGGCATACGTGGATTCGCTCGTAGGGCAACTCGCCCAGCTCGCCAGTGACGGCTACGAGATCGTGCTCGTCACATCAGGCGCGATTGCCGCAGGCGTTGAGGTGCTCGAACTAGGTAAGCGGCCTTCCGATATGCCCTCGCTTCAAGCCGCTGCGTCCGTCGGCCAGGTGCAGGTGCTCGGAATGTATGCCGCTCTGTTTGCCGCGCGGGGTATTTCGGTGGGCCAGGTACTGCTGACACGTCACGACACGGCGCACCGTCAGGCGTTTCTCCACGCTCGCGACACCCTTGAGCGATTGCTCGCCCTCGGCGTGATCCCGGTTGTCAACGAAAACGACACCGTGGCGGTCGACGAGATCAGGTTTGGCGATAACGACACCCTTGCCGCGCTTGTCGCCACGATGATCCGTGCAGACCTCGTTGTGCTTCTCACCGACATCGAGGGACTCTACGACGCCGATCCTCGGCATGCCGCTGAAGCCCAGCTGTTGCAGCGCGTGGATGAGCTGAGCGAGCAAGTCGTCTCGGCGGCTGGGGGAAGCGGGTCTTTGGTAGGCTCTGGCGGCATGGCGACTAAGGTGGAGGCGGCGCGCGCGCTGATGAGCTCGGGCATCCCGATGGTTGTCTGCGACGGACGCCGGGCGGATGTGGTCCTCGACGCGGTCGCGGGCGTGGATGTAGGCACGCGATTCGAGGGAGGAAGTGCGAGCCGGGGCGCCCGGAAGTCGTGGATCGCGCTTGGCGGTTCGCCGCGTGGCGAGGTTGTGCTTGATGAGGGTGCTGTCGTGGCGGTTCGCGAGCGCGGAAAGAGTCTCCTTCCGGCTGGCGTGACGGCGGTCTCAGGAACGTTTGTGCCCGGTGATGCGATAGTATTGAGGGGTCCCGACGGGGGAATTGTTGCTCGAGGACTGGCGGGTGTGTCTTCCGCGGACCTCGTTGCCATCAAGGGCCTGTCGTCGAGTGACATCGAACGGGTGCGTCCGGCGGCTGCTGGCCGAGAGGTCGTACACCGCGACCACCTTGTGATCGTGTGA
- a CDS encoding glutamate-5-semialdehyde dehydrogenase, with protein MSEVMNLAIRARQAAVRLATTSTEQRNRALLAMAGGLMHNADEVLAANARDVEAARAKNVAPSLIDRLLLDPGRLKSISEALKALSLLPDPIGEVIEGHTLPNGITLTKVRVPIGVVAMIYEARPNVTADAAGLCLKTGNAVILRGGSLAANSNTALTSVLANAASGAGMPEGCIQSVESPEREAAEELMGLHGYIDVLIPRGGAGLIRSVVQNAKVPVIETGVGNCHIYIHEAADPDMARSIVVNAKCQRPGVCNAAESLLIDESIYERVLPPILKELEANGVTIIADEYVRALGAVMRIEPATEEDWATEYLDLKISVKVVSGLDEAVRHINKYGSQHSESIVTGDYAAARRFLAEVDAAAVYVNASTRFTDGGEFGLGAEIGISTQKLHARGPMGLAALTSTKYLAMGSGQIRQ; from the coding sequence ATGTCGGAAGTGATGAACCTGGCGATACGCGCGCGGCAGGCAGCCGTGCGTCTCGCTACCACCTCCACGGAACAGCGCAACCGTGCCCTGCTCGCCATGGCTGGCGGCCTCATGCACAACGCCGATGAGGTTCTTGCCGCCAACGCGCGTGATGTGGAGGCGGCTCGCGCGAAGAACGTCGCTCCCTCGCTGATCGATCGTCTCCTGCTCGATCCGGGGCGGCTCAAGTCGATCTCGGAGGCGCTCAAAGCGCTGTCGCTTCTGCCGGACCCCATCGGAGAGGTGATTGAGGGGCATACGCTTCCCAACGGCATTACGCTCACCAAGGTGAGAGTTCCCATCGGCGTGGTCGCGATGATCTACGAGGCGCGGCCAAACGTCACCGCCGACGCCGCCGGCTTGTGTCTTAAGACGGGCAACGCCGTGATCTTGCGGGGCGGTTCGCTCGCCGCCAACTCCAACACGGCGCTCACCTCCGTTCTTGCCAACGCCGCTAGTGGGGCTGGCATGCCGGAAGGATGCATCCAAAGTGTGGAGTCGCCCGAGCGTGAAGCTGCCGAGGAACTCATGGGGCTTCACGGCTACATTGACGTCTTGATCCCGCGCGGCGGGGCCGGGCTTATCAGGAGCGTGGTGCAAAACGCGAAAGTCCCTGTCATCGAGACTGGTGTGGGCAACTGCCACATCTACATCCATGAGGCCGCCGATCCCGATATGGCGCGTTCGATTGTTGTCAACGCCAAGTGCCAGCGGCCCGGCGTGTGCAACGCGGCCGAGAGCCTGCTCATCGACGAGAGCATCTACGAGCGCGTCTTGCCGCCCATCTTGAAAGAGCTGGAGGCCAACGGAGTCACCATCATCGCAGATGAATACGTCCGCGCGCTCGGTGCGGTCATGCGAATCGAGCCGGCTACCGAGGAGGACTGGGCGACCGAGTACCTCGATCTCAAGATATCGGTCAAGGTCGTTTCCGGGCTCGATGAGGCTGTGCGTCACATCAACAAGTATGGTTCACAGCACTCAGAGTCAATCGTCACGGGGGATTACGCCGCAGCTCGCCGTTTCCTTGCCGAGGTGGACGCGGCGGCCGTCTACGTCAATGCGTCCACACGCTTCACCGACGGCGGGGAGTTTGGCCTCGGTGCGGAGATCGGCATCTCGACGCAGAAGCTTCACGCACGTGGCCCAATGGGCCTGGCTGCGCTCACCTCGACAAAGTACCTGGCGATGGGAAGCGGTCAGATCAGGCAGTGA
- the nadD gene encoding nicotinate-nucleotide adenylyltransferase → MSRLGIMGGTFDPIHLGHLVTAEEALVQFNLDGVVFMPTGRPARKTDNPVTAPEHRYLMTVIATASNPNFDVSRIEIDRPGLSYTVDTLQKLRDDHGGETELFFITGADAVWEIVTWKEAERFRELATFIAATRPGYDLDAARALHAEELSRIRIEFMVVPALAVSSTEIRNRVAGSQPVRYLVPEPVGSYIRKYGLYRETR, encoded by the coding sequence ATGTCTCGCCTCGGCATAATGGGTGGTACGTTCGACCCCATCCACCTCGGCCACCTTGTGACGGCCGAGGAGGCGCTTGTGCAGTTCAATCTGGACGGCGTCGTATTCATGCCAACCGGCCGTCCGGCGCGCAAGACAGACAACCCCGTGACCGCTCCGGAGCACCGGTATCTCATGACCGTGATCGCAACCGCATCCAACCCCAATTTCGATGTGTCCCGGATCGAGATCGACCGCCCAGGGCTCTCCTACACCGTCGACACGTTGCAGAAGCTCAGAGACGATCATGGCGGCGAGACGGAACTCTTCTTCATCACCGGAGCTGACGCCGTGTGGGAGATTGTGACGTGGAAGGAGGCCGAGCGCTTCCGTGAACTCGCGACGTTCATTGCCGCCACGCGTCCTGGTTACGACCTCGACGCGGCGCGCGCGCTGCACGCCGAGGAGCTCTCCCGCATTCGAATCGAGTTCATGGTAGTGCCTGCGCTTGCGGTGTCGTCAACTGAGATCAGGAATCGCGTCGCGGGGAGTCAGCCCGTCCGCTACCTCGTGCCCGAGCCTGTCGGCTCCTACATACGAAAGTACGGGCTCTATCGGGAGACGCGGTGA
- the yqeK gene encoding bis(5'-nucleosyl)-tetraphosphatase (symmetrical) YqeK yields the protein MDAIRARFDGKLSERLGEQGYRHSLAVAETAAALAGAYGLDSDTAFVAGMLHDWARAERAEDLLAAAAAIGIEVTATDAAVPYLLHAKVGARQLAEEFPELGEAIVEAVAAHTLGDVEMSDLARVVYIADLIEPDRRIDGIAEIRAAAGEVSLAELFARAYALSITRIVGGRRRLHPHTVAVWNAIVSEGGA from the coding sequence GTGGATGCGATCCGGGCCCGCTTCGACGGCAAGCTGAGTGAACGGCTCGGTGAGCAGGGGTACCGCCACTCGCTGGCGGTGGCCGAGACAGCCGCGGCTCTCGCGGGCGCATACGGACTCGACTCAGATACCGCTTTCGTCGCAGGCATGTTGCACGACTGGGCGCGCGCGGAGCGCGCTGAGGATCTGCTCGCCGCGGCAGCAGCCATCGGTATTGAGGTGACGGCCACTGACGCAGCGGTACCGTATCTGCTGCACGCAAAGGTAGGCGCGCGGCAACTCGCCGAGGAGTTTCCTGAGCTGGGAGAGGCGATTGTCGAAGCCGTCGCCGCACACACGCTCGGAGATGTCGAGATGAGCGATCTTGCCCGCGTGGTGTACATCGCGGACTTGATCGAACCGGACCGGCGGATCGATGGAATCGCGGAGATTCGCGCCGCGGCCGGAGAGGTCTCCCTCGCCGAGCTGTTCGCGCGCGCTTACGCGCTTTCCATCACGCGCATCGTGGGCGGGCGCCGGAGACTCCACCCGCACACGGTCGCTGTGTGGAACGCGATCGTGTCTGAGGGCGGTGCGTGA
- a CDS encoding LytR C-terminal domain-containing protein, translating to MARRNPRKARRIAAAEPPQMPSGWRSTRRGSRARKQAERAMRAHAARERASGAARTAVRTARNTVYLAGMSLGALALGVLVLWLSALAINGIARWNAERIAAIEASPEALSIKARDNLLVIAVTEGRATGFLALRVVPEQQQVFGIAIPDAAFIEVPGQGFTRAGDSFTEGPDTSLAAVTNFFSVPFTTYLTVDSAAYQAALTGQDVRGLFAGVVDSNLEADALERWRVAVAEIPVANVALVPMPVKPLNVGTQTYFEPQREEIADLVEAWWGVAIDAEDRAIRVIVYNGAGVPGIAGEAAGVLIRSGFRVIDTKNADTFDYTETQIIVEQGDESTGNAVRDSIGVGAVLVQPSEQRVADVIVIIGADFTPPGSPEG from the coding sequence ATGGCGCGCCGGAATCCGCGGAAGGCGCGCCGGATTGCCGCCGCCGAGCCGCCTCAGATGCCGAGCGGCTGGCGCTCAACTCGCCGTGGCTCGCGCGCGCGCAAGCAAGCCGAGCGCGCGATGAGGGCGCACGCGGCGAGAGAGCGGGCGAGCGGCGCGGCGCGCACGGCCGTGCGAACCGCTCGCAACACCGTCTACCTCGCTGGCATGAGCCTGGGCGCTCTCGCGCTGGGCGTGCTGGTGCTGTGGCTCTCGGCGCTTGCCATCAATGGGATTGCGCGGTGGAACGCTGAGAGGATCGCCGCTATCGAGGCCTCTCCAGAGGCGTTGAGTATCAAGGCGCGCGACAACCTCCTGGTCATCGCGGTGACCGAGGGAAGAGCCACAGGCTTCCTCGCGCTAAGGGTCGTGCCTGAGCAGCAGCAAGTGTTTGGCATTGCGATACCGGACGCGGCCTTCATTGAGGTGCCTGGGCAAGGTTTTACCAGGGCCGGAGACAGTTTCACCGAAGGTCCTGACACCTCGCTTGCCGCCGTCACCAACTTTTTCAGCGTGCCGTTTACCACGTACCTGACGGTCGACTCGGCGGCATATCAGGCGGCGCTGACCGGCCAAGATGTACGCGGGTTGTTCGCGGGAGTTGTCGATAGCAATCTCGAAGCCGATGCGCTCGAAAGGTGGCGTGTCGCGGTGGCTGAGATACCGGTGGCCAACGTCGCGCTTGTGCCTATGCCGGTAAAGCCGCTCAATGTGGGAACGCAGACGTATTTTGAGCCACAACGCGAGGAGATCGCAGATCTTGTTGAGGCGTGGTGGGGGGTTGCTATCGATGCCGAGGATCGAGCGATCCGCGTCATCGTGTATAACGGTGCGGGTGTTCCAGGAATCGCCGGTGAGGCGGCCGGGGTGCTGATCCGCTCGGGATTCCGAGTTATCGACACGAAGAACGCGGACACATTCGATTACACGGAGACACAGATTATTGTGGAGCAGGGCGACGAGAGCACGGGAAACGCGGTGCGCGATTCGATTGGCGTAGGCGCGGTCCTCGTGCAACCGTCTGAACAGAGGGTTGCTGACGTGATCGTGATCATTGGTGCGGATTTCACGCCACCAGGATCACCCGAGGGATAA